A region from the Bubalus kerabau isolate K-KA32 ecotype Philippines breed swamp buffalo chromosome 23, PCC_UOA_SB_1v2, whole genome shotgun sequence genome encodes:
- the LOC129638009 gene encoding hemoglobin subunit zeta, producing MSSSHSAATMSLTRTERTIIVSLWSKISTQADLIGTETLERLFSCYPQAKTYFPHFDLHTGSAQLRAHGSKVVAAVGDAIKSIDNVTSALSKLSELHAYVLRVDPVNFKFLSHCLLVTLASHFPADFTADAHAAWDKFLSIVSGVLTEKYR from the exons ATGTCAAGCTCCCACTCAGCCGCCACCATGTCTCTGACCAGGACTGAGAGGACCATCATCGTATCCCTGTGGAGCAAGATCTCTACACAGGCGGACCTCATTGGCACCGAGACCCTGGAGAG GCTCTTCTCCTGCTACCCGCAGGCCAAGACCTACTTCCCGCACTTCGACCTGCACACGGGCTCCGCGCAGCTGCGCGCGCACGGCTCCAAGGTGGTGGCCGCCGTGGGCGACGCGATCAAGAGCATTGACAACGTGACGAGCGCGTTGTCCAAGCTGAGCGAGCTGCACGCCTACGTGCTGCGCGTGGACCCGGTCAACTTCAAG TTCCTGTCCCATTGCCTGCTGGTCACGTTGGCCTCGCACTTCCCCGCCGACTTCACGGCCGACGCGCACGCCGCCTGGGACAAGTTCCTGTCGATCGTGTCCGGCGTCCTGACGGAGAAGTACCGCTGA
- the LOC129638010 gene encoding hemoglobin subunit alpha-1-like, which yields MVLSAADKSNVKAAWGKVGGHAADYGAEALERMFLSFPTTKTYFPHFDLSHGSAQVKGHGAKVAAALTKAVGHLDDLPGALSELSDLHAHKLRVDPVNFKLLSHSLLVTLASHLPNDFTPAVHASLDKFLASVSTVLTSKYR from the exons ATGGTGCTGTCTGCCGCCGACAAGAGCAATGTCAAGGCCGCCTGGGGCAAGGTTGGCGGCCACGCTGCAGATTATGGCGCAGAGGCCCTGGAGAG GATGTTCCTGAGCTTCCCCACCACCAAGACCTACTTCCCCCATTTCGACCTGAGCCACGGCTCCGCCCAGGTCAAGGGCCACGGCGCGAAGGTGGCCGCCGCGCTGACCAAAGCGGTGGGCCACCTGGACGACCTGCCCGGTGCCCTGTCTGAACTGAGTGACCTGCACGCTCACAAGCTGCGTGTGGACCCGGTCAACTTCAAG CTTCTGAGCCACTCCCTGCTGGTGACCCTGGCCTCCCACCTCCCCAATGATTTCACCCCCGCGGTCCACGCCTCCCTGGACAAGTTCTTGGCCAGCGTGAGCACCGTGCTGACCTCCAAATACCGTTAA
- the LOC129638011 gene encoding hemoglobin subunit alpha-1, whose translation MVLSAADKSNVQAAWGKVGGHAADYGAEALERMFLSFPTTKTYFPHFDLSHGSAQVKGHGAKVAAALTKAVGHLDDLPGALSELSDLHAHKLRVDPVNFKLLSHSLLVTLASHLPNDFTPAVHASLDKFLASVSTVLTSKYR comes from the exons ATGGTGCTGTCTGCCGCCGACAAGAGCAATGTCCAGGCCGCCTGGGGCAAGGTTGGCGGCCACGCTGCAGATTATGGCGCAGAGGCCCTGGAGAG GATGTTCCTGAGCTTCCCCACCACCAAGACCTACTTCCCCCATTTCGACCTGAGCCACGGCTCCGCCCAGGTCAAGGGCCACGGCGCGAAGGTGGCCGCCGCGCTGACCAAAGCGGTGGGCCACCTGGACGACCTGCCCGGTGCCCTGTCTGAACTGAGTGACCTGCACGCTCACAAGCTGCGTGTGGACCCGGTCAACTTCAAG CTTCTGAGCCACTCCCTGCTGGTGACCCTGGCCTCCCACCTCCCCAATGATTTCACCCCCGCGGTCCACGCCTCCCTGGACAAGTTCTTGGCCAGCGTGAGCACCGTGCTGACCTCCAAATACCGTTAA
- the HBM gene encoding hemoglobin subunit mu — protein MLSAQERAHIAQVWDLIAGHEAPFGAELLRRLFTVYPSTKVYFRHLGDHPDEVQLLSHGQRMLQAVGVAVQYMDNLRAVLSPLADLHAQVLRVDPTNFPLVIQCFQVVLASHLQGEFTVEMQAAWDKFLTGVAVVLTEKYR, from the exons ATGCTCAGCGCCCAAGAGCGCGCCCACATAGCACAGGTCTGGGACCTGATCGCCGGACACGAGGCGCCCTTCGGGGCGGAGCTGCTGCGCAG GCTCTTCACTGTGTACCCTAGCACCAAGGTCTACTTCAGACATCTGGGTGACCACCCAGACGAGGTGCAGCTGCTGAGCCACGGTCAACGCATGCTCCAGGCGGTGGGCGTGGCCGTGCAGTACATGGACAACCTGCGCGCAGTCCTGAGCCCGCTTGCCGACCTGCACGCACAAGTGCTGCGCGTGGACCCCACCAACTTCCCA CTGGTGATCCAGtgtttccaggtggtgctggcCTCCCACCTGCAGGGCGAGTTCACGGTGGAGATGCAGGCGGCGTGGGATAAGTTCCTGACGGGCGTGGCCGTGGTGCTGACGGAGAAGTACCGCTGA
- the HBQ1 gene encoding hemoglobin subunit theta-1: MVLAPADRAAVLALWRKLGTNVGIYTTEALERTFVAFPSSKTYFLHLNLSPGSAQVRAHGQKVADALSLAVNHLDDLPGTLSYLRELHTHKLRVDPVFFKLLCHCLLVTLARHYPGDFSPNMHASLVKFLNHVISALAPSSG, translated from the exons ATGGTGCTGGCGCCGGCGGACCGCGCTGCAGTGCTCGCGTTGTGGCGGAAGCTCGGGACCAACGTCGGCATCTACACGACGGAGGCCCTGGAGAG GACCTTCGTGGCCTTCCCTTCCTCCAAGACCTATTTCCTCCACCTAAACTTGAGCCCCGGCTCCGCCCAGGTCAGAGCCCACGGCCAGAAGGTGGCCGACGCGCTGAGCCTGGCCGTGAACCACCTGGACGACCTGCCGGGCACCCTGTCGTACCTGCGCGAGCTGCACACGCACAAGCTGCGCGTGGACCCGGTCTTTTTCAAG CTGCTGTGCCACTGCCTGCTGGTGACCCTCGCCCGGCACTACCCCGGAGACTTCAGCCCCAACATGCACGCCTCACTGGTCAAGTTTCTGAACCACGTGATCTCGGCGCTGGCCCCCAGCAGTGGCTAA